A single Roseofilum reptotaenium CS-1145 DNA region contains:
- a CDS encoding nSTAND1 domain-containing NTPase translates to MICCVEKGGETEELPELQPNLCPYRALDAFDFREEDVKVFFGRRALTDELLGRICDRPFLAVLGPSGSGKSSVVRAGLLYELQQGKRRSGTEDWHILDIIKPGDSPLRSLAGIFLQEVKSQKKRENFLNDYVTDLQERGSVTLRELIEEEEYKQTVVLVVDQFEEIFSLCRGSEEKEQERKDFLNCLFETVDALEGRLRLVITLRADFLGKCLEQSDGNLAERIKANRVDMTPLTETELEEAIAKPAATVGLRVAADLRERLKADIQAAPGSLPLLQYALYELWQDWRKGYGEGNASNELTLAGYTRIGEVAGALENQANAVYESFAESSVQQGLVRRIFLELVQLGDETEDTRRRARKQELVSDIHPESMVDEVLEKLVASRLIVTSVENGSSAVVIDLAHEATIRHWQQLRSWLNQHRQDLPLIRQLRREAAIWEDNGQQSKYLLVGARLDNALDCAEKYRELGYLNETVQTFIRVSRETWIADETEKEKQILEALCMTAEVQWNWHQQLESLVSLAKAGKRLQEIRQTRPEVEPDNSSKAIAILSQILRDRIQEKNRLEAHQDSVNAVAYSPDGQILASASNRTIKLWQVDDGSLLNTLEGHDNGVNALADSPDGKTLASASYDRTIKLWQVDDGTLLHSLEAHQDSVRAVAYSPDGQILASASNRTIKFWQVDDGSLLNTLEGHQNGVSAVAYSPNGQILASASADRTVKLWQVDDGSLLNTLEAHQHWVNAVVYSPDGKTLASASTDYTVKLWDAEVDLDALRIRACDWLRGYLTHNPNVNPSDRKLLESPAFVGSDRP, encoded by the coding sequence GAGAAACGGAAGAATTACCGGAGTTACAGCCCAATCTCTGTCCTTATCGCGCCTTGGATGCCTTTGATTTCAGGGAGGAGGATGTTAAGGTCTTTTTTGGTCGTCGGGCATTGACGGATGAGTTATTGGGTCGGATTTGCGATCGCCCCTTTTTAGCCGTTTTGGGGCCGTCGGGAAGCGGGAAATCTTCCGTAGTCAGAGCGGGGTTACTCTACGAACTCCAGCAGGGCAAACGGCGATCGGGTACAGAAGACTGGCACATTTTAGACATTATCAAGCCTGGGGACAGTCCTCTGAGAAGTTTAGCGGGGATTTTTCTTCAGGAGGTAAAATCTCAAAAAAAGCGGGAGAATTTTCTGAATGATTATGTGACGGATTTGCAGGAACGCGGTTCGGTTACCTTGCGAGAACTGATTGAGGAAGAAGAGTACAAGCAAACCGTGGTTTTGGTAGTAGACCAGTTTGAGGAGATTTTTTCTCTCTGTCGCGGGAGTGAGGAGAAGGAGCAAGAGCGCAAGGATTTTCTCAATTGTTTGTTTGAGACGGTGGATGCGCTGGAGGGTCGATTGCGCTTGGTGATTACCTTGCGGGCGGATTTTCTGGGGAAATGTTTGGAACAGTCCGATGGTAATTTGGCGGAACGGATTAAGGCAAATCGGGTAGATATGACTCCTTTAACGGAGACGGAGTTGGAAGAGGCGATCGCAAAACCGGCGGCAACAGTAGGGTTGCGGGTGGCTGCGGATTTACGGGAGCGACTGAAAGCAGATATTCAAGCCGCACCGGGAAGTCTGCCGTTATTGCAATATGCTCTTTATGAATTATGGCAGGATTGGCGCAAGGGCTATGGCGAGGGAAATGCCAGTAATGAGCTGACGTTAGCAGGTTACACTCGCATCGGTGAGGTGGCGGGAGCATTGGAAAATCAAGCCAATGCGGTGTATGAATCTTTTGCCGAGTCTTCTGTTCAGCAAGGATTAGTTCGGCGTATTTTTCTGGAGTTGGTGCAACTCGGTGACGAAACGGAAGATACCCGACGGCGGGCGCGAAAGCAAGAATTAGTTAGCGATATCCACCCAGAAAGCATGGTGGATGAGGTATTGGAGAAATTGGTAGCATCTCGCTTGATCGTAACTTCTGTGGAGAATGGTTCTAGTGCAGTAGTCATCGATTTGGCCCATGAAGCAACCATACGTCATTGGCAGCAATTGCGCTCCTGGCTCAACCAGCATCGCCAAGATTTGCCGCTGATTCGTCAACTCCGCAGGGAGGCTGCGATTTGGGAAGACAATGGACAGCAATCCAAATATTTACTAGTTGGCGCTCGCTTAGACAATGCTCTAGATTGCGCGGAAAAATATCGAGAATTAGGGTATTTGAACGAGACCGTGCAAACCTTCATTCGGGTGAGTCGAGAAACATGGATTGCAGATGAAACGGAGAAGGAAAAGCAAATTTTAGAAGCGCTGTGCATGACCGCAGAGGTACAGTGGAATTGGCATCAGCAGTTAGAGTCCCTCGTAAGCCTTGCTAAGGCCGGAAAGCGCTTGCAAGAAATCCGGCAAACCCGACCGGAGGTTGAACCGGATAATAGTTCTAAGGCGATCGCAATCTTGTCGCAAATACTCAGAGACCGCATTCAGGAAAAAAATCGTTTAGAAGCTCATCAGGATTCAGTCAATGCAGTGGCATACAGTCCTGATGGTCAGATTCTGGCTTCTGCCAGCAATAGAACGATCAAACTCTGGCAAGTAGACGATGGTAGTCTTCTTAATACTTTAGAAGGGCATGATAATGGGGTCAATGCATTGGCAGACAGTCCCGATGGTAAGACTCTGGCTTCTGCCAGCTATGATAGAACAATTAAACTCTGGCAAGTGGACGATGGTACTCTCCTCCATTCTTTAGAAGCTCATCAGGATTCAGTCAGGGCAGTGGCATATAGTCCCGATGGTCAGATTCTGGCTTCTGCCAGCAATAGAACGATCAAATTCTGGCAAGTAGACGATGGTAGTCTTCTCAATACTTTAGAAGGGCATCAGAATGGGGTCAGTGCAGTGGCATATAGTCCTAATGGTCAGATTCTGGCTTCTGCCAGTGCCGATAGAACGGTCAAACTCTGGCAAGTAGACGATGGTAGTCTCCTCAATACTCTAGAAGCTCATCAGCATTGGGTCAATGCAGTGGTATACAGTCCTGATGGTAAAACTCTGGCTTCTGCCAGCACCGACTACACGGTCAAACTCTGGGATGCAGAAGTCGATCTCGATGCGCTAAGGATTCGAGCTTGCGACTGGCTTCGCGGCTACCTGACCCATAACCCCAATGTTAACCCCAGCGATAGAAAACTCTTAGAATCGCCTGCTTTTGTCGGCAGCGATCGCCCCTAA
- the mdh gene encoding malate dehydrogenase: MVKSHQAIAPSVGIIGAGKVGSTLAQRIAEKDLADVVLLDVIEGMPQGIALDLMEARGVERHDRQLIGTNNYADLVDCDIVVITAGKPRTPGMSREELVEINTKIVKSVVKEAVQHCPQAIFMLVTNPLDVMTYLAWKASGLDSSRVMGMAGVLDSARFQTFISLELGCSIADIQTLVLGGHGDLMVPLPRFSTVRGIPITELMDQAAIDRLVERTRKGGAEIVQLMKTGSAYYAPASSVCLMVEAVLHNQSRFMPVAGYLQGQYGLNDIYMGIPCQLGYQGIEKILELPLAESEIAALHESATSVRKGIEMAESLVGFD, from the coding sequence ATGGTTAAATCTCATCAAGCGATCGCTCCAAGTGTCGGTATCATTGGAGCGGGAAAAGTCGGCAGCACCTTGGCGCAACGTATTGCAGAAAAAGACTTAGCCGATGTGGTTCTCTTGGATGTGATTGAAGGGATGCCTCAAGGGATCGCCTTGGATCTGATGGAAGCACGGGGAGTCGAGCGCCACGATCGCCAATTGATCGGTACCAATAATTATGCCGATTTGGTCGATTGCGATATTGTGGTGATTACCGCAGGGAAACCCCGTACACCAGGCATGAGTCGGGAAGAGTTGGTCGAAATCAATACCAAAATCGTTAAATCTGTGGTCAAAGAGGCCGTCCAGCACTGTCCCCAAGCGATCTTTATGTTAGTCACCAATCCCCTGGATGTAATGACCTATTTGGCGTGGAAAGCAAGTGGTCTCGACTCCAGTCGGGTTATGGGAATGGCAGGAGTTCTTGATTCAGCACGATTTCAAACTTTTATCTCCCTAGAGTTAGGATGCTCGATCGCCGATATCCAAACTCTAGTCTTAGGAGGACATGGGGATCTGATGGTTCCCTTACCTCGATTTTCCACGGTTCGGGGAATTCCCATTACCGAACTCATGGATCAAGCCGCGATCGATCGCCTCGTCGAGAGGACTCGCAAAGGCGGTGCAGAAATTGTGCAACTGATGAAAACCGGTAGTGCTTATTATGCGCCTGCATCCTCAGTCTGTCTCATGGTGGAAGCCGTATTACACAATCAATCCCGCTTTATGCCGGTTGCCGGATATCTCCAAGGCCAATATGGTTTGAATGACATTTATATGGGCATTCCCTGTCAATTGGGATATCAGGGAATTGAGAAAATCTTGGAGTTGCCCCTAGCAGAGTCGGAAATTGCTGCCCTCCATGAGTCCGCTACATCCGTGCGTAAAGGCATAGAAATGGCTGAAAGTTTAGTGGGCTTTGATTAA
- the ndhO gene encoding NAD(P)H-quinone oxidoreductase subunit O, whose product MAAAIKKGSMVRAIQEKLDNSLEACASDTRFPPYIFETQGEIMDIKGDYALVKFGQVPTPNIWLRVDQLELFN is encoded by the coding sequence ATGGCAGCAGCAATTAAAAAAGGTTCAATGGTACGGGCTATCCAAGAAAAACTGGACAATTCCCTAGAAGCTTGTGCAAGTGATACCCGGTTTCCTCCCTACATTTTTGAAACCCAAGGCGAGATCATGGATATCAAAGGTGACTACGCCTTAGTCAAATTTGGTCAGGTTCCCACCCCCAATATTTGGCTGCGTGTCGATCAACTAGAGTTGTTCAACTAA
- a CDS encoding DALR anticodon-binding domain-containing protein: MKKNLQKAIHQGIETSFVSLKREEIPVELLPEHQPLGYQSAIALKLSSYSGLTSLHLAKQLLEFLSLQENLFAFSLSVRSPGWLQFHYCDLGLAEQLQAFLLTPFVLTAPRAAMEYPVESSTLCNTTLFPKTDPHSPEVFTWQAAHARCCALLRLAQHQGLMSLDESTLKIVEPDRIPWLDDGKFQLVHPSEQTLIRSLLHIWDTLNDDRASPRLPSLTGKLSQDLLRFDRQCRIWGSTLKENRPLSLSRLALVAIARKTLKTLLEKGLNLIAPPEL, encoded by the coding sequence ATGAAAAAGAATCTGCAAAAGGCCATCCATCAGGGAATAGAAACATCCTTCGTCAGTTTGAAGCGTGAAGAAATTCCGGTGGAACTGTTGCCAGAGCATCAACCCTTAGGCTATCAATCGGCGATCGCCCTTAAACTATCTTCCTATAGTGGCCTAACCTCTCTGCATTTAGCTAAACAATTGCTGGAGTTCCTTTCCCTACAAGAGAACTTATTCGCATTTTCCCTTTCTGTTCGTTCTCCCGGTTGGCTGCAATTTCATTACTGCGATCTAGGTTTAGCCGAGCAATTGCAAGCCTTTTTGCTCACTCCCTTCGTACTTACAGCGCCACGTGCTGCGATGGAGTACCCAGTTGAATCCTCAACACTATGTAACACAACCCTATTCCCTAAGACCGATCCTCACTCCCCAGAAGTCTTTACCTGGCAAGCTGCCCATGCTCGCTGTTGCGCCCTCTTGCGTCTTGCCCAACATCAAGGGTTAATGAGCCTGGATGAGTCTACATTAAAGATCGTCGAACCTGATCGCATTCCTTGGTTAGATGACGGAAAATTTCAACTCGTTCATCCCAGCGAACAGACCTTAATCCGCTCCCTCTTGCATATCTGGGATACTCTCAATGACGATCGAGCCTCCCCGCGCTTACCCTCCTTAACCGGAAAACTTAGTCAAGATCTTCTGAGATTCGATCGTCAATGCCGGATCTGGGGATCAACTTTAAAGGAAAATCGCCCACTTTCCCTCAGTCGTTTGGCATTAGTGGCGATCGCCAGAAAAACCCTCAAAACCTTACTAGAAAAAGGATTAAACCTGATTGCCCCCCCGGAATTGTAG